One stretch of Alcaligenes aquatilis DNA includes these proteins:
- a CDS encoding helix-turn-helix transcriptional regulator → MGTTGPNPGGAESASQTRRQALGRFLRHARERIRPVDLGLAPGVRRRTPGLRREEVAQLCDISTTWYTWIEQGRDVTVSPTVCARLATVLKLARAERHYLFELADCADPEHWQGDIQPLPQGLSACVDSISAPAYILDRSWNVLARNEALLGLFDGWPDRSEQPNLLRYIFLDPAARELVVDWEQRASRVVAEFRADVGAHADEADVQALIQELAHQSQVFAFWWGRQTVVEREGGLRDFRHPSQGVRRFQQFTFRLAIRPDCKLVMLLEDEDKPV, encoded by the coding sequence ATGGGAACGACGGGGCCTAATCCGGGAGGTGCCGAGAGCGCGTCCCAAACCCGGCGTCAGGCTTTGGGACGTTTCTTGCGTCATGCGCGAGAACGTATCCGGCCTGTAGACCTGGGTCTGGCCCCTGGTGTGCGCCGTCGCACTCCTGGTTTGCGTCGCGAAGAAGTGGCTCAACTGTGCGATATCAGCACCACTTGGTACACCTGGATCGAGCAGGGTCGCGACGTGACCGTATCCCCCACGGTCTGCGCCCGTCTGGCAACGGTCCTGAAATTGGCCCGAGCCGAGCGCCACTACCTGTTTGAGCTGGCCGACTGCGCCGACCCCGAACATTGGCAGGGTGATATTCAACCCTTGCCGCAAGGCCTGAGCGCCTGCGTCGATAGCATCTCCGCCCCAGCTTACATTCTGGATCGTAGTTGGAACGTACTGGCCCGCAACGAAGCCTTGTTGGGTTTGTTCGATGGCTGGCCCGATCGTAGCGAACAGCCCAATTTATTGCGCTATATCTTCCTGGACCCGGCAGCGCGTGAGCTGGTGGTGGACTGGGAGCAGCGCGCCAGCCGCGTCGTGGCCGAGTTCCGCGCCGACGTAGGTGCCCATGCCGATGAAGCCGATGTACAGGCTCTGATCCAGGAACTGGCGCATCAAAGCCAGGTATTCGCTTTCTGGTGGGGACGCCAGACCGTGGTGGAGCGGGAAGGGGGCTTGCGAGATTTTCGACACCCCAGCCAGGGCGTGCGCCGCTTTCAGCAATTTACCTTTCGCCTGGCAATACGCCCGGACTGCAAGCTGGTGATGTTGCTGGAAGATGAGGATAAGCCGGTTTAA
- a CDS encoding DHA2 family efflux MFS transporter permease subunit has product MASEQTEATKPATLSPQERRAIRIIPYIVGCALFMQMLDSTVVATALPTMALSLDTSVIRMNTIITSYLLAVAVFVPISGWAADRFGARKVFLAAILLFTASSVACALSQTLSQLIISRVIQGMAGAMMVPVGRIILLRRVPKDELLSAMAVLTLPALLGPIIGPPVGGFLVTYASWHWIFLINIPVGVLGIALVLRYIREDYPTERPPLDWLGFILSAICLATLVTSFENVGHGTISWATLGWLTLAGLVAGAWYIWHARQVAYPIIDLSLLRTKTFAISVLGGNLCRFSLGASPFLLAIMLQTNFGMSALSAGLITFTGAIGALGMKLVAPPIIRRYGFRKVLIVNAWLTGLFIALCAMFQATTPMWLMIAVLTAGGFFRSLQFTAVNTLTYADLESEAMSQASSFAAMAQQLAISLGVACAAVTLNVSMALRGASSVETQDTIWAFLILGAITAISSLSFARLSASDGESLQKK; this is encoded by the coding sequence ATGGCATCTGAACAGACCGAAGCCACCAAACCGGCAACCCTGTCCCCTCAAGAGCGTCGAGCCATACGCATTATTCCCTACATTGTGGGATGTGCATTGTTCATGCAAATGCTGGACTCTACGGTTGTCGCCACTGCTCTGCCCACGATGGCCTTATCGCTGGATACCAGCGTCATCCGCATGAATACCATCATTACCAGCTACCTGCTGGCCGTGGCTGTATTCGTTCCTATCAGTGGGTGGGCTGCAGACCGCTTTGGTGCGCGCAAGGTGTTCCTGGCCGCCATTCTACTCTTTACCGCCAGTTCTGTTGCATGTGCCCTGTCCCAGACCCTGTCACAACTGATCATTTCCCGCGTGATACAAGGCATGGCGGGAGCCATGATGGTTCCGGTAGGTCGCATTATCTTACTGCGACGGGTGCCTAAAGATGAGCTTTTAAGCGCCATGGCGGTGCTGACTTTACCCGCCTTGCTGGGCCCTATCATCGGTCCGCCTGTGGGTGGCTTTTTAGTCACCTATGCCAGTTGGCACTGGATTTTCCTGATCAACATCCCCGTGGGGGTACTGGGTATCGCTCTGGTACTGCGTTACATCCGCGAGGACTACCCCACCGAGCGCCCGCCCCTGGACTGGCTGGGCTTTATCTTGAGCGCCATCTGTCTGGCCACGCTGGTAACCAGTTTCGAGAACGTAGGCCACGGCACCATTAGCTGGGCCACCCTGGGCTGGCTGACTTTGGCGGGTCTGGTCGCGGGGGCATGGTACATCTGGCATGCACGGCAAGTAGCTTATCCCATTATTGATTTGTCCTTGCTACGCACCAAGACCTTTGCCATTTCTGTATTGGGCGGCAATCTGTGCCGCTTCTCGCTAGGGGCCTCACCATTTCTGTTAGCGATCATGCTGCAAACCAACTTTGGCATGAGCGCATTGTCGGCGGGTCTGATCACCTTCACCGGGGCGATTGGCGCTCTGGGCATGAAACTGGTGGCTCCACCCATCATCCGACGCTACGGTTTTCGCAAAGTCCTGATCGTCAACGCCTGGCTGACAGGCTTGTTCATCGCCCTGTGCGCCATGTTCCAGGCCACTACACCCATGTGGCTCATGATTGCCGTCCTGACTGCAGGCGGCTTTTTCCGCTCCCTGCAGTTCACCGCCGTCAACACCCTGACCTACGCCGACCTGGAATCCGAAGCCATGAGCCAGGCCAGCAGTTTCGCCGCCATGGCGCAGCAGTTGGCTATCAGTCTGGGCGTGGCATGTGCGGCGGTAACGCTGAATGTCAGCATGGCATTGCGCGGCGCCAGCAGCGTAGAGACCCAGGATACGATCTGGGCCTTTCTGATTCTGGGCGCGATTACGGCGATATCGAGCCTGTCTTTTGCCCGGCTGTCAGCCAGTGATGGTGAGTCGTTGCAGAAGAAGTAG
- a CDS encoding DUF3460 family protein, with protein sequence MAKNFESEITQFLKQYKEQNADTEARQREGRYRLWDKQIDQELQDGYKAARTPQKPYVYYENN encoded by the coding sequence ATGGCAAAGAATTTCGAATCCGAAATTACCCAGTTTCTTAAACAGTATAAAGAGCAGAACGCGGATACCGAAGCACGGCAGCGTGAAGGCCGCTATCGTCTGTGGGACAAGCAGATTGATCAGGAACTGCAAGATGGTTACAAGGCTGCTCGTACGCCTCAAAAACCTTACGTGTACTACGAAAACAACTAA
- a CDS encoding segregation and condensation protein A, with product MDTPAPQPEDVLARLYGEPLFAIPQDLYIPPDALEVFLDAFEGPLDLLLYLIRKQNFNVLDIPMAQVTGQYLAYVEQIRATNLELAGEYLLMAALLIEIKSRMLLPVRRADTGEEVEDPRAELVRRLLEYERMKEGARRLDELPLMGRDYLLANAQAELVVEAIPPEVSADDLRQAWLGILKRAKLNASHKITREQLSVRDHMSQILRRLQHVRFMEFTELFNERLDQGDPAAVLVVHFLAMLELARESLLEITQAEPYAPIYLRLTYIRAQADGPDLIP from the coding sequence GTGGATACGCCAGCTCCTCAGCCCGAGGATGTGCTGGCGCGTCTTTATGGTGAGCCGCTGTTTGCGATCCCCCAGGATCTGTACATCCCGCCTGATGCGCTGGAAGTGTTTCTGGACGCTTTTGAAGGCCCGCTGGATCTGTTGCTGTATTTGATTCGCAAGCAGAACTTCAATGTGCTGGACATTCCGATGGCTCAGGTCACTGGGCAATATTTGGCTTATGTCGAGCAGATTCGCGCCACGAATTTGGAGCTGGCGGGCGAGTATCTTTTGATGGCGGCGCTGCTGATCGAGATCAAATCTCGGATGTTGTTGCCGGTGCGGCGCGCGGACACGGGTGAGGAAGTTGAGGATCCGCGTGCAGAGCTGGTGCGTCGTTTGCTGGAATACGAGCGCATGAAGGAGGGCGCGCGTCGTCTGGACGAGTTGCCCCTGATGGGACGCGATTATCTGTTGGCTAACGCTCAGGCCGAGTTGGTTGTGGAAGCCATTCCGCCCGAAGTGAGTGCGGATGATTTGCGCCAGGCCTGGCTGGGTATCTTGAAGCGCGCCAAGCTTAATGCCAGTCACAAGATTACGCGCGAGCAGTTGTCGGTACGCGATCACATGAGCCAGATTCTGCGACGTTTGCAGCACGTGCGCTTCATGGAGTTTACTGAGCTGTTTAATGAACGTCTGGATCAGGGTGATCCAGCGGCGGTGCTTGTCGTGCATTTTCTGGCCATGCTGGAATTGGCACGAGAGTCACTGCTTGAAATCACGCAGGCCGAGCCCTACGCTCCTATTTATTTGCGCCTGACCTATATTCGAGCGCAGGCCGATGGGCCTGATCTTATTCCGTAG
- the panC gene encoding pantoate--beta-alanine ligase has translation MKVVHNIQELRDQLQGQTRVAFVPTMGNLHRAHLDLMKMARQHGDPVVASIFVNRLQFGPNEDFDRYPRTLQDDAAKMEQERDVYVLFAPSEREMYPEPQSFRVSPPDHLGRILEGHFRPDFFEGVCTVVLKLFSCVQPRVAVFGKKDYQQLMVVRQMVRQFQLPVEILAHETVREEDGLAMSSRNRYLSPEERAQAPQIYGTLQEMNERLQQGQSREQIEAYATKKMLDLGWKVDYMALRRQSDLLEPTEEQIAAGEPLVALAAAKLGATRLIDNLEMVKA, from the coding sequence TTGAAAGTCGTCCATAACATCCAAGAACTGCGCGATCAGCTCCAGGGTCAGACACGCGTGGCATTTGTTCCAACCATGGGGAATTTGCATCGAGCCCACCTGGACTTGATGAAGATGGCTCGCCAGCATGGCGATCCGGTGGTGGCCAGTATTTTTGTCAATCGTCTGCAGTTTGGTCCTAACGAGGATTTTGACCGTTATCCGCGTACCTTGCAGGATGATGCGGCCAAGATGGAGCAAGAGCGCGATGTCTACGTCTTGTTTGCTCCCTCGGAGCGCGAGATGTACCCGGAGCCGCAAAGTTTCCGTGTCAGCCCGCCTGATCATTTGGGTCGAATTTTGGAAGGCCACTTCCGTCCGGACTTCTTTGAAGGGGTCTGTACGGTTGTGTTGAAGTTGTTTTCCTGTGTGCAGCCGCGTGTGGCCGTATTCGGGAAGAAGGATTATCAGCAGTTGATGGTGGTGCGCCAGATGGTGCGCCAGTTCCAGTTGCCGGTAGAGATTCTGGCTCACGAGACGGTGCGGGAAGAGGATGGTTTGGCCATGTCTTCGCGTAATCGCTATTTGAGTCCCGAAGAGCGCGCTCAGGCCCCGCAGATTTATGGCACGCTGCAGGAGATGAATGAGCGTTTGCAGCAAGGTCAAAGCCGCGAGCAGATCGAGGCTTATGCGACCAAAAAGATGTTGGATCTGGGCTGGAAGGTGGACTATATGGCCTTGCGTCGTCAGTCGGACTTGCTGGAACCAACTGAAGAGCAAATCGCAGCTGGTGAGCCTTTGGTGGCATTGGCCGCGGCCAAGTTGGGCGCGACGCGCTTGATCGACAACCTGGAAATGGTTAAAGCCTGA
- a CDS encoding response regulator transcription factor translates to MVLNSHLPASVLFASLTPRERDVLSYIAIGKANKVIAAELEISQRTVEAHRARVFQKLRVRNAVELTRFVFSEPGLRDVLPPSLMGGLSAP, encoded by the coding sequence ATGGTATTGAATAGTCACCTTCCCGCCTCTGTGCTTTTTGCAAGCCTGACTCCGCGCGAGCGCGACGTATTGTCTTATATCGCTATTGGTAAGGCGAATAAGGTTATTGCGGCTGAATTGGAGATTTCCCAGCGTACGGTTGAAGCGCATCGGGCACGCGTTTTCCAGAAGTTACGCGTGCGCAATGCGGTTGAGTTGACTCGTTTTGTGTTCAGCGAGCCAGGTCTGCGGGATGTGTTACCGCCCAGCTTGATGGGCGGCCTGTCTGCGCCTTAG
- the coaE gene encoding dephospho-CoA kinase (Dephospho-CoA kinase (CoaE) performs the final step in coenzyme A biosynthesis.) → MLTIGLTGGIGSGKSQVAHFFASWGAAVVDTDVIAHELTAPGGLAIEPIRAAFGTQALAADGSMDRDWMRACVFADPNARHRLEAIIHPLIWDVTKAQALKAQGCYLVVVVPLLLESGRWRDRVDRICVVDCDEATQIARVQKRNGLAVATIERIMAAQAQRQQRLDVADDVVLNDGQTTLPLLEERARAVHQRWCALTARHHDVSDPTVDKKRF, encoded by the coding sequence ATGCTGACGATTGGGCTGACTGGTGGAATTGGATCGGGCAAGAGCCAGGTGGCCCATTTTTTTGCCTCTTGGGGGGCGGCCGTTGTGGATACGGATGTGATCGCGCATGAGCTGACCGCGCCCGGTGGCCTGGCCATTGAACCGATTCGTGCCGCCTTCGGTACGCAGGCCTTGGCAGCGGACGGTTCCATGGATCGGGATTGGATGCGGGCCTGTGTGTTTGCTGACCCCAATGCCCGCCATCGCCTGGAGGCCATCATTCATCCCTTGATTTGGGATGTAACAAAAGCACAGGCCTTGAAAGCGCAAGGATGTTATCTTGTTGTGGTTGTACCCTTGCTGCTGGAGTCAGGACGATGGCGCGACCGTGTGGATCGGATTTGCGTTGTCGATTGTGATGAAGCGACCCAGATCGCGCGCGTACAGAAGCGTAACGGGCTGGCAGTGGCCACAATTGAACGTATCATGGCAGCACAGGCGCAACGTCAGCAACGCTTGGACGTGGCCGACGATGTGGTTCTGAACGATGGGCAGACGACTTTGCCTCTGTTGGAAGAGCGGGCGCGGGCAGTACACCAACGCTGGTGTGCCTTGACGGCCCGACACCACGACGTGTCTGACCCTACAGTCGACAAAAAAAGGTTTTAA
- the zapD gene encoding cell division protein ZapD, with the protein MTLYEYPCNERVRALLRVEYLFDRLFHFSANQDAYSHQIAVATLFDLLDISDRTDLRSAVLQDLERQRVALAALREHPGVQLQALDKMIEQIVRAAADLSAQGRVGQGLRDNEWLTSLRGRVAVPGGTSQVDMPSYYSWQQRPDTDRVQDLRRWSESFLPLYHGLALILRLLRQSGDPADLLARDGSYQEMLAGKTFQLLRVWVDAGACIYPEMSANRYVIWIRFVQQDNQLKPQAVTVDIPFRLARCNFG; encoded by the coding sequence GTGACTCTATACGAATACCCCTGCAATGAGCGTGTCCGGGCTTTACTGAGAGTCGAGTATTTGTTCGATAGGCTGTTTCATTTTTCAGCCAACCAGGATGCGTACTCGCATCAGATCGCTGTAGCGACTTTGTTTGATTTGCTGGACATCTCGGATCGGACCGATTTACGTTCTGCCGTTCTTCAGGATCTGGAGCGTCAGCGCGTGGCGCTGGCTGCGCTGCGCGAGCACCCCGGTGTTCAGCTGCAGGCGCTGGACAAGATGATTGAGCAAATTGTGCGTGCGGCTGCTGACCTGTCGGCCCAAGGGCGGGTGGGGCAGGGCCTGCGCGACAATGAATGGTTGACCAGTTTGCGGGGCCGGGTAGCGGTGCCCGGCGGTACGTCTCAGGTGGACATGCCTTCTTATTATTCCTGGCAGCAGCGGCCCGATACGGATCGTGTCCAGGACCTGCGCCGCTGGTCGGAGTCTTTCCTGCCGCTCTATCATGGTCTGGCCTTGATTTTGCGCTTGCTGCGCCAGTCGGGCGACCCGGCTGACCTGCTAGCTCGCGACGGCTCTTATCAAGAAATGCTGGCAGGCAAGACCTTCCAGTTGTTGCGAGTATGGGTGGATGCCGGTGCCTGCATCTATCCGGAAATGAGCGCTAACCGCTACGTCATCTGGATACGCTTTGTGCAGCAAGACAATCAATTGAAACCGCAGGCCGTAACGGTAGATATCCCCTTTAGGCTAGCCCGTTGCAACTTTGGCTAA
- a CDS encoding efflux RND transporter periplasmic adaptor subunit → MSELNTGKGRRSRSFYVWVLVGLLLTAGLVYYALSSPSDTPTPMRGPRGMMGATKVPVQVATVKTGLIDQTVNAIATVKPLQTVAVRGEVDGVLERIHFKDGQRVKAGDLLAEIDPRTYQVQLDQARGQLAQSQAQLKGAQQELARHRVLFQQNSIARQALETKETAVQQLQAQIKSNQAEVARAQVQLDRTRITAPLDGRLGLRKLDQGNLVSAGNTDGIVVITQVDPIGVEFSLPQNQLSSLLEAMKQSESPLRVSLIDSKAQLLSDKGRLQALDNQIDINTGTLRVKAEFDNDDETLFANQFVNARVFLGQEQGLLIPSHAIQRGSVGTYVYTLDDEDKVHIQVVELGTATLESTLIKTGLKEGDRVVVEGTDRLREGSEVDVMQQDGQAKEKPAPTDAGAQAEQGARSGEGRRPRPASE, encoded by the coding sequence ATGTCGGAGTTGAACACAGGCAAAGGTCGGCGGTCCCGATCCTTCTATGTCTGGGTGTTGGTAGGGCTGCTGCTGACAGCAGGCCTTGTTTATTACGCCTTGTCTTCCCCTTCAGATACACCTACCCCCATGCGCGGGCCGCGCGGCATGATGGGGGCCACCAAAGTGCCGGTTCAGGTAGCCACAGTCAAGACGGGTTTGATCGACCAAACAGTCAATGCGATTGCCACGGTCAAGCCCTTGCAGACAGTTGCGGTACGCGGTGAGGTCGATGGCGTGCTGGAGCGTATTCACTTCAAGGATGGGCAGCGTGTGAAGGCCGGCGATTTGTTGGCCGAGATTGATCCGCGTACCTACCAAGTGCAACTGGATCAGGCCCGTGGACAACTGGCACAGAGTCAGGCTCAGTTGAAGGGGGCGCAGCAGGAGCTGGCTCGTCATCGCGTCCTGTTCCAACAGAATTCGATTGCTCGCCAGGCCTTGGAAACCAAGGAAACGGCTGTTCAGCAGTTGCAGGCTCAGATCAAATCCAATCAAGCAGAAGTCGCTAGAGCCCAAGTGCAACTGGATCGCACACGTATCACGGCGCCTCTGGATGGCCGCTTGGGCCTGCGTAAGCTCGATCAGGGCAATCTGGTCTCTGCCGGTAATACCGACGGGATTGTCGTGATTACTCAGGTTGATCCCATCGGCGTGGAGTTTTCCTTGCCGCAGAACCAATTGAGCAGTCTGCTGGAGGCCATGAAACAAAGCGAGTCGCCTTTGCGTGTGTCCCTGATCGACAGCAAAGCTCAGCTCTTGTCGGATAAAGGCCGCTTGCAGGCTCTGGATAATCAGATCGATATCAATACCGGCACGCTGAGAGTGAAGGCCGAGTTTGATAACGACGACGAAACTCTGTTTGCCAATCAGTTCGTCAATGCCCGCGTCTTTTTGGGCCAGGAACAAGGTCTGCTGATTCCATCGCATGCGATACAGCGGGGTTCGGTAGGGACCTATGTGTACACCCTGGATGACGAGGATAAGGTTCATATTCAGGTGGTGGAGCTGGGTACTGCCACCCTGGAATCGACGCTGATTAAAACTGGCCTGAAAGAAGGCGATCGCGTGGTGGTGGAGGGCACTGACCGTTTGCGCGAAGGCTCGGAGGTCGACGTGATGCAGCAAGATGGCCAGGCCAAGGAAAAACCGGCACCAACTGATGCAGGCGCTCAAGCAGAGCAAGGCGCACGTTCGGGTGAGGGTCGCCGTCCACGTCCTGCAAGCGAGTAA
- a CDS encoding multidrug efflux RND transporter permease subunit, with amino-acid sequence MSMSRIFILRPVATTLAMVALLVSGLLAYRMLPVAALPQVDYPTIQVVTLYPGASPDVVAALITSPLERRFGSMSGLSQMISSSSGGASRITLQFDLGLPLDVAEQEVQAAINAASTMLPNDLPAPPIYNKVNPADTPVISLAVTSPNMPLHEVRDLIDVRVAQKLSQVTGVGLVSIAGGQEPAMRIQADPNALAVRNLTLNHLRQAVVAANVNQPKGNLDGPQRSTSIGANEQLKTVQDYENLIVSYKDGAAVRLGELAKVVRDAQDVRQAAWMGTVPAILLNIQRQPGANVIDVVDQIQSLLPEIRRSLPVGVDVTVATDRTQTIRDSVDHVQKEMMLAIVLVVLVTFVFLRTWTATLIPSVVVPISLIATFAIMLMWGFSINNLTLMALTVATGFVVDDAIVMIENIARYIEKGETALQAALKGAAQIGFTLLSLTISLIAVLIPLLFMSDVIGRLFREFAITLAVAILLSLFISLTLTPMMCARMLKPENERQYGRFTTWLGNRMDRIIAAYDRGLIVVLRHQTLTLWVAVGTVVLTGLLYVIVPKGFFPQQDTGLIQAITQGPQTASFRAMGHLQQQAVAIVLEDPDVEAVTSFIGVDGTNATLNNGRLQIALKPIGSGRASANEIMDRLNERLKDIPDLSVYQQSIQELTVDDQISRNVYQMALSDPETEVLTTWMPRWLDAVNALPQIKEASMSLQNDGLQVLLDIDRDAAARVGVTKANIDDALYDAFGQRLISTIYTQSAQYRVVLEVKDEYRQGPQDLENIHVMTAAGTPVPITSLARIDLVPTTLSVERLGQFPSVNVSFDLADGYSLSDAIEAIETVPDQIGMPTSIDTRYLGAAKAFHASLSSTLWLMLAAVLTMYIVLGVLYESYIHPITILSTLPSAAIGALLALLLAGRDLDMVGVIGIILLIGIVKKNAIMMIDFALEAQREQGMSPQEAIHQAALLRFRPILMTTLAALFSAIPLMLATGSGAELRQPLGLVMVGGLLASQVLTLFTTPVIYLFFDRFTRRGAQSVREPS; translated from the coding sequence GTGAGCATGTCGCGTATCTTTATCCTGCGCCCGGTGGCTACCACCTTGGCGATGGTGGCTTTGCTGGTGTCCGGTTTGCTGGCCTATCGCATGTTGCCCGTGGCCGCTTTGCCGCAGGTCGATTACCCCACCATCCAGGTGGTTACGCTTTATCCGGGCGCCAGCCCGGATGTGGTGGCGGCCTTGATTACCTCACCGCTGGAGCGGCGCTTTGGCAGTATGTCTGGGTTGTCGCAGATGATTTCGTCCAGTTCGGGTGGGGCATCGCGCATTACCTTGCAGTTCGATTTGGGCTTGCCCCTGGATGTGGCCGAGCAAGAGGTGCAGGCGGCGATTAATGCCGCCTCTACGATGCTACCCAATGATTTGCCCGCGCCGCCTATCTATAACAAGGTCAATCCGGCTGACACCCCAGTTATTTCCCTGGCGGTGACCTCCCCCAATATGCCCTTGCACGAGGTGCGTGACCTGATTGATGTACGGGTCGCACAAAAGCTCTCGCAGGTGACGGGTGTGGGTCTGGTCAGCATTGCGGGTGGTCAGGAGCCGGCCATGCGGATTCAGGCCGATCCCAACGCGTTGGCAGTGCGTAATCTGACGCTAAACCATCTGCGGCAAGCCGTTGTTGCAGCCAATGTGAACCAGCCTAAAGGTAATCTGGATGGGCCTCAGCGCTCCACCAGTATCGGCGCCAACGAGCAGTTGAAAACCGTACAGGATTACGAAAACCTGATCGTCAGCTATAAGGACGGTGCGGCTGTACGCCTGGGAGAGCTGGCCAAGGTGGTGCGGGACGCTCAGGATGTGCGTCAGGCTGCCTGGATGGGCACCGTGCCCGCGATCTTGTTGAATATTCAGCGACAGCCTGGGGCCAATGTCATTGATGTGGTGGACCAGATTCAAAGCCTGCTGCCGGAAATACGTCGTTCCTTGCCGGTTGGTGTGGATGTGACCGTGGCCACGGACCGGACCCAGACCATTCGGGACTCGGTTGACCATGTGCAAAAGGAAATGATGCTGGCCATCGTGCTGGTGGTGCTGGTGACGTTTGTGTTTCTGCGCACGTGGACCGCCACGCTGATCCCTAGTGTTGTCGTGCCTATTTCCTTGATCGCCACCTTTGCCATCATGCTGATGTGGGGCTTCAGTATTAATAACCTGACCCTGATGGCCTTGACGGTTGCCACAGGTTTTGTGGTTGATGATGCGATCGTGATGATTGAGAACATCGCCCGTTACATCGAAAAGGGCGAAACCGCTTTGCAAGCCGCCTTGAAGGGCGCGGCGCAGATTGGTTTTACCTTGCTGTCCTTGACCATCTCCTTGATTGCCGTGTTGATCCCGTTGCTGTTCATGAGCGACGTTATTGGCCGCCTGTTCCGTGAGTTTGCCATTACCCTGGCCGTCGCCATCTTGCTGTCCCTGTTCATTTCGCTGACGCTCACGCCCATGATGTGTGCGCGCATGCTCAAACCCGAGAACGAGCGCCAGTATGGCCGCTTCACCACCTGGTTGGGGAACCGGATGGACCGCATTATTGCGGCTTATGACCGTGGCCTGATTGTGGTGCTGCGTCACCAGACCTTGACCTTGTGGGTTGCGGTGGGGACGGTGGTCTTGACGGGCCTGCTGTACGTGATTGTGCCCAAAGGCTTTTTTCCACAACAAGATACCGGCTTGATTCAGGCCATTACCCAAGGGCCGCAAACCGCCTCGTTCCGCGCCATGGGCCATTTGCAGCAGCAAGCTGTGGCGATTGTGCTGGAAGACCCGGATGTAGAGGCCGTCACCTCATTTATCGGGGTAGATGGCACGAACGCCACCTTGAATAATGGCCGTTTGCAAATTGCCTTGAAGCCGATTGGCTCGGGCCGGGCCAGTGCCAATGAAATCATGGACAGGCTCAATGAGCGCTTGAAGGATATTCCCGACTTATCGGTGTATCAGCAGTCCATTCAGGAACTGACGGTAGACGACCAGATCAGTCGCAATGTGTACCAGATGGCTTTGTCTGACCCAGAGACGGAGGTGTTGACCACCTGGATGCCGCGTTGGCTGGATGCCGTCAATGCCTTGCCGCAGATTAAAGAGGCGTCCATGAGCCTGCAAAACGATGGCCTGCAGGTTCTGCTGGATATAGACCGGGATGCGGCGGCTCGTGTGGGCGTGACCAAAGCAAATATTGACGATGCGCTCTATGACGCCTTCGGACAGCGTTTGATTTCCACAATCTACACGCAGTCTGCCCAGTACCGGGTCGTGCTGGAGGTCAAGGATGAGTACCGCCAAGGCCCGCAGGATCTGGAAAATATCCATGTGATGACGGCAGCAGGCACACCCGTGCCGATTACGTCCTTGGCGCGGATCGATCTGGTGCCAACCACGCTATCGGTGGAGCGCTTGGGGCAGTTCCCGTCTGTGAATGTGTCCTTTGATCTGGCCGATGGTTATTCCTTGTCTGATGCCATTGAAGCGATTGAAACCGTGCCCGACCAGATTGGCATGCCCACCTCGATTGATACCCGCTATCTGGGTGCCGCCAAGGCGTTTCATGCTTCCTTGTCCAGCACACTGTGGCTGATGCTGGCTGCTGTGCTGACCATGTATATCGTGCTGGGTGTGTTGTACGAAAGCTATATCCACCCGATTACTATTTTGTCGACCTTGCCCTCGGCAGCGATTGGGGCGCTGCTGGCCTTGCTGTTGGCCGGACGGGATCTGGACATGGTGGGGGTAATCGGGATCATCCTGTTGATTGGTATCGTGAAAAAGAACGCCATCATGATGATCGACTTCGCTTTGGAGGCGCAGCGCGAGCAGGGTATGAGCCCTCAGGAGGCGATTCATCAGGCCGCCTTGCTGCGTTTTCGCCCCATTCTGATGACAACGCTGGCCGCCTTGTTCAGTGCCATTCCACTGATGCTGGCGACCGGCTCTGGCGCCGAGCTGCGCCAACCTTTGGGATTGGTGATGGTGGGCGGGCTGTTAGCCAGCCAGGTGTTGACCTTGTTTACGACCCCCGTTATCTACCTGTTCTTTGATCGCTTTACCCGTCGTGGTGCTCAGTCGGTACGCGAGCCGTCATGA